A part of Propioniciclava coleopterorum genomic DNA contains:
- the ppk2 gene encoding polyphosphate kinase 2, translated as MDPNNLQEILEEGPGQRENLRQFIDKLVNEGYSVGDAEGPDPMLIDPGGRAVETWREDYPYDTLLTRDEYEAEKYKLQVELLKLQYWSQDNDIRHIILFEGRDAAGKGGTIKRFTEHLNPRAARVVALTKPTTKELGQWYFQRYIEHFPTFGEIVLFDRSWYNRAGVERVMGFCTDAQYETFMKQAPEFERMIVDAGIHLTKFWFSVTQREQRTRFAIRQIDPVRRWKLSPMDLESLDRWEDYTAAKEAMFERTDTDHAPWITIRSNDKKRARLNAMRAFLNQFDYEGRDDSVVLQPDPQIVSRGIDTVGD; from the coding sequence ATGGACCCGAACAACCTCCAGGAGATTCTCGAGGAAGGCCCTGGCCAGCGCGAGAATCTGCGGCAGTTCATCGACAAGCTCGTGAACGAGGGCTACTCCGTCGGTGACGCGGAGGGCCCGGATCCGATGCTGATCGATCCGGGCGGCCGTGCGGTGGAGACCTGGCGCGAGGACTACCCCTACGACACCCTGCTCACCCGCGACGAGTACGAGGCGGAGAAGTACAAGCTGCAGGTCGAACTGCTCAAGCTGCAGTACTGGAGCCAGGACAACGACATCCGGCACATCATCCTGTTCGAGGGCCGGGACGCCGCGGGCAAGGGCGGCACCATCAAGCGGTTCACCGAGCACCTCAACCCGCGGGCGGCCCGCGTCGTGGCGCTGACCAAGCCCACCACCAAGGAACTCGGGCAGTGGTACTTCCAGCGCTACATCGAGCATTTCCCGACCTTCGGCGAGATCGTGCTGTTCGATCGGTCCTGGTACAACCGCGCCGGCGTCGAACGGGTGATGGGGTTCTGCACGGACGCCCAATACGAGACGTTCATGAAGCAGGCCCCGGAGTTCGAGCGGATGATCGTCGACGCCGGGATCCACCTCACCAAGTTCTGGTTCTCGGTCACCCAGCGTGAGCAGCGCACCCGGTTCGCGATCCGGCAGATCGACCCGGTGCGCCGGTGGAAGCTCTCCCCGATGGATCTCGAGTCCCTGGACCGGTGGGAGGACTACACCGCCGCCAAGGAGGCGATGTTCGAGCGCACCGACACCGACCACGCGCCCTGGATCACGATCCGCTCCAACGACAAGAAGCGGGCCCGCCTCAACGCGATGCGGGCGTTCTTGAACCAGTTCGACTACGAGGGACGCGACGACTCGGTCGTCCTGCAACCCGACCCGCAGATCGTCTCCCGCGGCATCGACACCGTCGGCGACTGA
- the orn gene encoding oligoribonuclease has translation MVWIDCEMTGLDLGADALIEVAALVTDGELNVLGEGVDVLIKPPAATLEAMGDFVRQMHTNSGLLDALESGTTLEDAEAQVLAYVREWVPEERKVPLAGNTVGTDRAFLARDMPTLEGHLHYRNIDVSTIKELAHRWFSRAYFNSPTKSGNHRALADIQESIEELRYYREAVFVASPGPDAAALRTLARKHQGALTGNRHPKAPAPVETRTEAAEI, from the coding sequence ATGGTGTGGATCGACTGCGAAATGACCGGACTCGACCTGGGCGCCGACGCGCTGATCGAGGTGGCGGCGCTGGTGACCGACGGCGAGCTCAACGTGCTCGGCGAGGGCGTGGACGTCCTCATCAAGCCGCCGGCCGCCACGCTCGAGGCGATGGGCGACTTCGTCCGGCAGATGCACACCAACTCCGGCCTCCTCGACGCACTGGAGTCCGGCACCACGCTGGAGGACGCCGAGGCGCAGGTGCTCGCCTACGTCCGGGAGTGGGTCCCCGAGGAGCGCAAGGTGCCGCTGGCGGGCAACACGGTCGGCACCGACCGGGCGTTCCTCGCCCGCGACATGCCCACGCTCGAGGGTCACCTGCACTACCGCAACATCGACGTCAGCACGATCAAGGAACTGGCGCACCGCTGGTTCAGCCGCGCCTACTTCAACTCCCCCACGAAGTCGGGCAACCACCGCGCGCTGGCCGACATCCAGGAATCGATCGAGGAACTGCGTTACTACCGCGAGGCCGTCTTCGTCGCCTCCCCCGGACCGGACGCAGCCGCGCTGCGCACCCTCGCTCGCAAGCACCAGGGCGCCCTCACGGGGAACCGCCATCCGAAGGCTCCGGCGCCCGTGGAAACCCGCACCGAGGCGGCCGAGATCTGA
- a CDS encoding LysM peptidoglycan-binding domain-containing protein has translation MTEPGTAAPLPAPISHVVAAGDTLGKIAQQYGVTLDDLLSWNAISNPDLIQIGQTIELADPNVDKEYIVVAGDTVSELAARFGKRWVDIAAVNKLDDVNLIYVGQKLIIPAQGVARGR, from the coding sequence ATGACCGAGCCCGGCACCGCAGCCCCGCTCCCCGCGCCCATCAGCCACGTCGTCGCCGCCGGCGACACGCTGGGCAAGATCGCGCAGCAGTACGGCGTCACACTCGATGACCTGCTGAGCTGGAACGCCATCAGCAACCCCGATCTCATCCAGATCGGGCAGACCATCGAGCTGGCGGATCCCAACGTGGACAAGGAGTACATCGTCGTCGCCGGCGACACCGTCTCCGAACTCGCCGCCCGGTTCGGCAAGCGCTGGGTCGACATCGCCGCCGTCAACAAGCTCGACGACGTCAACCTGATCTACGTGGGCCAGAAGCTGATCATCCCGGCCCAGGGCGTGGCCCGCGGTCGCTGA
- a CDS encoding recombinase family protein has product MTIIDADRTAIDSLVAPTPFPGSFAVSYLRVSTKEQAEKGGQAEGFSIPAQREANQRKADQLGATIIEEFVDAGESARKADRPELMRMIQYVAKHKTNYCIVHKVDRLARNRADDVTIHLALKDAGVTLVSATENIDETPSGMLLHGIMSSIAEFYSRNLATEVVKGLSQKAAQGGTVTKAPIGYRNVGVRDEFGREVRTVEIDEERAPLVRWAFQVFASGDWTTSQLHQELVARGLTTAASPRRPSRPIGKSSVHRMLTNPYYKGSVRYQGVTYAGAHEAIVPNEVWDQVQTVLGTHRSAADATQVHEHYLKGTVFCGQCGSRLLVCNAKSSQGTIYPYFVCASRHGGRGDCTRQAMLIEQVERLIERFYAKVQLDPETTQAVSAMIHARFDEMMAEGAAELADLASRRTQLEGEQQKLLQAHYAGAIPLDLLKKEQDRITASLETIEHRITAHHGHYADARANLDDSLKLLSNAADLYEHADDANRRLCNQALFRAIYIDEDNDVRVGYRNPYDGLSLSGLHADALSWAAEAKKMGQARTATKGGPLVASSHLTRLG; this is encoded by the coding sequence ATGACGATCATCGACGCGGACCGAACCGCGATAGACAGCCTCGTAGCGCCCACCCCGTTCCCCGGATCATTCGCCGTCTCCTACCTACGGGTCTCCACGAAGGAGCAGGCGGAGAAGGGCGGCCAGGCGGAGGGCTTCTCGATCCCGGCCCAGCGCGAGGCGAACCAGCGCAAGGCCGACCAGCTCGGAGCAACGATCATCGAGGAGTTCGTCGACGCGGGCGAGTCCGCGCGCAAGGCCGACCGGCCCGAACTGATGCGGATGATCCAGTACGTCGCGAAGCACAAGACGAACTACTGCATCGTCCACAAGGTCGACCGGCTCGCCCGCAACCGAGCCGACGACGTGACCATCCACCTCGCCCTCAAGGACGCCGGCGTCACGCTGGTGTCGGCCACGGAGAACATCGACGAGACCCCGTCCGGGATGCTGCTGCACGGCATCATGTCCTCGATCGCGGAGTTCTACTCCCGCAACCTCGCCACCGAGGTCGTCAAGGGTCTGTCGCAGAAGGCCGCGCAGGGCGGCACCGTGACGAAGGCACCCATCGGCTACCGCAACGTCGGCGTGCGCGACGAGTTCGGGCGGGAAGTACGCACCGTCGAGATCGACGAGGAGCGAGCCCCGTTGGTGCGGTGGGCGTTCCAGGTGTTCGCATCCGGCGACTGGACGACGAGCCAGCTTCACCAGGAGCTCGTAGCGCGCGGGCTCACGACAGCGGCGTCGCCGCGGCGACCGTCCCGACCCATCGGGAAGTCGTCGGTGCATCGGATGCTGACGAACCCGTACTACAAGGGCAGCGTCCGCTACCAGGGCGTGACCTATGCCGGAGCGCACGAGGCCATCGTCCCCAACGAGGTGTGGGACCAGGTGCAGACCGTGCTCGGCACGCACCGCTCGGCAGCAGATGCAACGCAAGTCCACGAGCACTACTTGAAGGGGACGGTGTTCTGCGGCCAGTGCGGCTCGCGGCTACTGGTGTGCAACGCCAAGAGCAGCCAGGGCACGATCTACCCGTACTTCGTGTGCGCGAGCAGGCATGGTGGCAGAGGCGACTGCACCCGGCAGGCGATGCTCATCGAGCAGGTCGAACGGCTCATCGAGCGCTTCTATGCCAAGGTGCAGCTCGATCCCGAGACGACGCAGGCGGTCTCGGCGATGATCCATGCCCGGTTCGACGAGATGATGGCCGAAGGAGCCGCCGAACTTGCCGACCTCGCGTCCCGGAGAACCCAACTCGAAGGCGAGCAGCAGAAGTTGCTGCAAGCCCACTACGCCGGAGCCATCCCGCTCGACCTGCTCAAGAAGGAGCAGGACCGGATCACCGCGTCGTTGGAGACCATCGAGCACCGGATCACCGCTCACCACGGCCACTATGCCGACGCGCGGGCGAACCTCGACGACTCGCTGAAACTGCTGTCCAACGCAGCCGACCTCTACGAGCACGCCGACGACGCGAACCGCCGACTGTGCAACCAAGCACTGTTCAGGGCGATCTACATCGACGAGGACAACGACGTGCGCGTCGGCTACCGGAACCCGTATGACGGACTGAGCCTCTCCGGCCTCCACGCCGACGCCCTGAGCTGGGCCGCCGAGGCGAAGAAAATGGGCCAGGCGCGAACCGCGACCAAGGGTGGCCCCTTGGTCGCAAGTTCACACCTGACCCGTTTGGGGTGA
- a CDS encoding single-stranded DNA-binding protein has translation MAIRTHQSISGFVASDPQLSYTDRGDARLYMKVGIEHYRKEPDNSFTQLETTFHDLIAYRGAAEQGAERLAKGDNIIADGRVRDYSYERNGQRYEGEEFIATRIGHDLARTRYEVDRSERTSGRDAAAFTGPQQAAPSTAAAIGM, from the coding sequence ATGGCCATTCGTACCCACCAGTCCATCTCCGGCTTTGTCGCCTCGGACCCGCAGCTCAGCTACACCGACCGCGGCGACGCACGGCTCTACATGAAGGTCGGCATCGAGCATTACCGCAAGGAGCCCGACAACTCCTTCACGCAACTGGAGACGACGTTCCACGACCTCATTGCGTATCGCGGTGCTGCCGAGCAGGGAGCCGAGCGGCTCGCCAAGGGCGACAACATCATCGCCGACGGACGGGTGCGCGACTACTCCTACGAGCGCAACGGCCAGCGGTACGAGGGCGAGGAGTTCATCGCGACGCGCATCGGACACGACCTCGCCCGCACCCGCTACGAGGTGGATCGCAGCGAACGCACTTCCGGCCGAGACGCCGCGGCGTTCACCGGACCTCAGCAGGCCGCGCCGTCCACCGCGGCTGCCATCGGAATGTGA
- a CDS encoding type IV secretory system conjugative DNA transfer family protein, giving the protein MNQRQAGGMGDELTNAALIGLIGMFGIALVLRAGGSVAAFLTGTPQPDAGAAAGLAVLFNPGDPATALGADGLNPVAYWLVSAALLGGLATGIVWVWIVLRRHTRKTETDPHRLAGIATSHEVKTAASAKALLHRAATLRPSLESPAPQDVGYLLGASRGTEVWASVEDSILLIGPPRSGKGLHVVINAILDAPGAVVTTSTRPDNLTATLRARRRRGGPVAVFDPQHLAEGIPAGLRWSPIRGCDDPLTAMIRANGLAAATGLSAGGVESGGFWEGKTRTALQSLLHAAALDGRQPAELFRWTLDPSAASEAVAILNSHPNAAMGWDDSLAAMIDADPKTRDSIWQGVSLALAALADPRVLDAVTPGPHEHFDPETFLTEQGTLYLLATGAGAGASASLVAAFVEDLIETARRLAARSPGARLDPPLLLALDEIGNLAPLPSLPTLMAEGGGTGITTMPVLQSLAQARDRWSEHQAGAIWDASIVKIILGGASNSRDLQDLSTLIGERDEYTDSVTLGDHGTRSNQRSIRRVPILPPDRIRTLPFGTGIAMLRSAPPIVTDLRAWPTRPDAAQLRSDRDELETLLRHRPVT; this is encoded by the coding sequence ATGAACCAGCGGCAGGCCGGGGGCATGGGCGACGAACTCACCAATGCCGCCCTCATTGGGCTGATCGGCATGTTCGGGATCGCCCTCGTTCTCCGCGCCGGTGGCAGTGTCGCCGCGTTCCTCACCGGCACACCCCAGCCAGACGCCGGCGCAGCGGCGGGACTCGCCGTGCTGTTCAACCCCGGCGACCCGGCAACCGCGCTCGGTGCCGACGGTCTCAACCCGGTCGCCTACTGGCTCGTCAGCGCGGCACTGCTCGGCGGACTCGCCACCGGGATCGTCTGGGTGTGGATCGTGCTGCGCCGCCACACGCGGAAGACCGAGACCGACCCGCACCGCCTTGCCGGGATCGCGACCAGCCATGAAGTCAAGACCGCAGCATCCGCGAAGGCACTGCTGCACCGCGCGGCCACACTGCGCCCCTCCTTGGAATCACCAGCCCCGCAGGATGTCGGCTACCTCCTCGGTGCCAGTCGCGGGACGGAGGTCTGGGCATCTGTCGAAGACTCGATCCTGCTGATCGGCCCACCCCGCTCAGGCAAGGGCCTACATGTCGTCATCAACGCGATCCTCGACGCACCCGGAGCGGTCGTCACCACCAGCACCAGGCCCGACAACCTCACCGCGACCCTCCGCGCCCGACGCCGCAGGGGCGGACCGGTCGCGGTGTTCGACCCGCAACACCTCGCCGAAGGCATCCCCGCCGGGCTGCGCTGGTCGCCCATTCGCGGCTGTGACGATCCGCTGACCGCGATGATCCGCGCTAACGGCCTCGCAGCCGCCACAGGACTCAGCGCCGGAGGGGTCGAGTCCGGCGGGTTCTGGGAAGGCAAAACCCGCACCGCACTCCAAAGCCTGCTGCATGCCGCCGCGCTCGACGGCCGCCAGCCAGCCGAGCTGTTCAGATGGACCCTCGACCCCAGCGCCGCGTCCGAAGCCGTCGCCATCCTCAACTCACACCCGAACGCGGCGATGGGCTGGGACGACTCCCTGGCCGCGATGATCGACGCCGACCCCAAGACCCGCGACAGCATCTGGCAAGGCGTCTCCCTCGCACTGGCCGCACTGGCCGACCCGCGCGTGCTCGATGCCGTCACGCCAGGCCCGCACGAGCACTTCGACCCCGAGACCTTCCTCACCGAACAAGGCACCCTGTACCTGCTCGCCACCGGAGCAGGAGCAGGAGCCTCGGCATCGCTGGTCGCGGCGTTCGTCGAAGACCTCATCGAAACCGCCCGCCGACTTGCCGCCCGCTCGCCCGGAGCACGGCTCGACCCGCCGCTACTGCTCGCGCTCGACGAGATCGGGAATCTCGCACCGCTGCCGTCACTGCCGACGCTCATGGCCGAAGGCGGTGGCACCGGGATCACGACCATGCCGGTCTTGCAGTCCCTCGCACAGGCTCGCGACAGGTGGAGTGAACACCAGGCCGGCGCGATCTGGGACGCTAGCATCGTCAAGATCATCCTCGGCGGCGCATCCAACAGCCGCGACCTCCAAGACCTCTCCACGCTCATCGGAGAGCGCGACGAGTACACCGACAGCGTGACACTCGGCGACCACGGCACCCGCTCCAACCAGCGCTCGATCCGCCGCGTCCCGATCCTGCCGCCAGACCGCATCCGCACCCTGCCATTCGGCACCGGCATTGCGATGCTGCGCTCCGCGCCGCCCATCGTCACCGACCTCCGCGCCTGGCCGACTCGCCCCGATGCCGCGCAACTCCGCAGCGACCGCGACGAACTCGAAACACTGCTGCGCCACCGCCCCGTCACCTGA
- a CDS encoding ATP-binding protein, whose protein sequence is MTEDRARLHTAVLVAPSKERRKLRKQRRKAEARLHAEQRRTALAAAKAKAEEERAERRATVYLPKAGESGAARLRTPGRFHLTRHQDTSATLAGAYPFVAEGGLGADGVFVGQDLYSGGSFVYDPWVLYARGIITAPNVVLAGIVGSGKSSLAKSLYTRSLPFGRRVYVPGDPKGEHTAVANAVGGRAIVLGHGLNTRLNPLDEGHRPSGLSDEQWASTVAARRRDLIGALAETVLARGLSPLEHTAIDIALTQTVRENDVPILPMVVDRILAPSADADGRLAEDGRLVGHALRRLVAGDLAGLFDGPSTVAFDPSLPMISLDLSRVTENSTLISVLMTCSSAWMESALLDPNGGQRWVIYDEAWRLMSHPALLRRMDAHWRLARHYGIANMLIFHKLTDLDNVGDQGSAMRSLANSLLANAETRIVYRQESDQLGPTATALGLTGTEQQLLPNLGVGQGLWRIKARSFVCQHQLHPDELALFDTSSRAAGGHR, encoded by the coding sequence GTGACCGAGGATCGCGCGCGGCTGCATACCGCTGTCCTGGTGGCACCGTCGAAGGAGCGGCGGAAGCTCCGCAAGCAGCGCCGCAAGGCCGAGGCCCGACTCCACGCCGAGCAGCGAAGGACCGCGCTCGCCGCCGCGAAGGCAAAGGCCGAGGAGGAGCGTGCCGAGCGCCGCGCGACGGTCTACCTGCCGAAGGCAGGCGAGTCCGGCGCTGCGCGGCTGCGCACTCCGGGCCGGTTCCATCTGACGCGGCATCAGGACACGTCGGCGACGCTGGCGGGTGCGTACCCGTTCGTCGCCGAGGGCGGTCTCGGCGCCGATGGCGTGTTCGTCGGCCAAGACCTCTACTCGGGCGGGAGTTTCGTCTACGACCCGTGGGTGCTCTACGCACGCGGCATCATCACCGCACCCAACGTGGTGCTGGCCGGGATCGTCGGCTCCGGCAAGTCATCGCTGGCCAAGTCCCTCTACACGCGCTCGCTACCGTTCGGACGGCGCGTATACGTGCCCGGCGACCCGAAGGGCGAACACACCGCCGTCGCCAACGCCGTCGGTGGACGTGCCATCGTCCTCGGTCACGGACTCAACACTCGCCTGAATCCGCTCGATGAAGGCCACCGGCCCAGCGGTCTCTCGGATGAGCAATGGGCGTCCACTGTCGCAGCCCGACGGCGTGACCTGATCGGCGCACTCGCGGAGACCGTGCTCGCGCGGGGATTGTCGCCGTTGGAGCACACCGCGATCGACATCGCCCTGACCCAGACCGTGCGGGAGAACGATGTGCCGATCCTGCCGATGGTCGTTGACCGCATCCTCGCCCCGAGCGCGGATGCCGACGGCCGGTTGGCCGAGGACGGCAGGCTCGTCGGCCACGCGCTGCGCCGTCTCGTGGCCGGCGACCTGGCCGGACTGTTCGACGGGCCTTCGACGGTCGCGTTCGACCCGTCGCTGCCGATGATCTCGCTCGACCTCTCGCGCGTCACCGAGAACTCGACGCTCATTTCGGTGTTGATGACGTGCTCGTCGGCGTGGATGGAGTCCGCGCTGCTCGACCCGAACGGTGGACAGCGGTGGGTGATCTACGACGAGGCCTGGCGGCTCATGTCCCATCCAGCGCTGCTGCGGCGGATGGATGCGCACTGGCGACTCGCGCGGCACTACGGGATCGCGAACATGCTGATCTTCCACAAGCTCACCGACCTCGACAACGTGGGCGACCAAGGCTCAGCCATGCGCTCCCTGGCGAACTCACTACTCGCGAACGCGGAAACGCGGATCGTGTACCGGCAGGAGTCCGACCAGCTCGGACCGACCGCGACCGCCCTCGGTCTGACCGGCACGGAGCAGCAGCTCTTGCCGAACCTTGGCGTCGGCCAAGGGCTGTGGCGGATCAAGGCCAGGAGCTTCGTCTGCCAGCACCAACTCCACCCCGACGAACTCGCCCTGTTCGACACCAGCAGCCGCGCCGCAGGAGGACACCGATGA